GGCCCAAACAGGGCCAGGGCCCCGTACCGCAGGAAAAGCATCAGGCCGAATGTCCCAAAGAGTTGGGCGATCATGGGCCCCCGCAAAAGGCGCCGCACGAGGGCCACGTACGAGACAACGCCGAGAGCCAGCCCGATCAGGGCAGAGATGGGCAGCCCAACCAGCGGATCAGGGAAGACATAGGTGGCAGTGAGCCAGCCAGTGTACATCCCGACCATCAAAAACTCCCCGTGGGCGAAGTTGACCATGTCCATGATGCCGAAAATGACGGTCAGCCCCACCGCCAGCAGGGAGTACACGAACCCCATCAGAATGCC
The DNA window shown above is from Bacillota bacterium and carries:
- a CDS encoding branched-chain amino acid ABC transporter permease; the protein is MVLTDVVLSGILMGFVYSLLAVGLTVIFGIMDMVNFAHGEFLMVGMYTGWLTATYVFPDPLVGLPISALIGLALGVVSYVALVRRLLRGPMIAQLFGTFGLMLFLRYGALALFGP